The DNA segment GTGCTTTTACattggcagcaaaaaaaatatcccgcGAAATTATtgtgcgttttgtgcagcgtttttattataatctaacccaaatcgaaacggtcacattAGGTTGTTCATAGTCcgtcgcattggtttattattgtgaaatggtaagtcCACTGCTgtgttcattcaattattcccattttattatgttaataatgatgaataaacattatttcattaaacaaatattttcagttctggctgtactagaaatttggacgtcccaatatctttatttgtaaaaatcttaaataatttgtttttctttttaatttattttcagctttatgatattttatataattttatatatattttatatttgatatAATGAATATTACATAAATCATCCCtcagtcatccctccaacctaatcttcctaattgatattctacggccagcgggctagaagtcatcaaagggcattagtttagcttcaaactaaatgaaataaatcgctgccggaataatttctgcagctccactttaatatttttgtgttaactttatattaaataaaaatcaattaactcattatttgattgacaatttaatggtgaatcatatgtgcgataatagtatttgttttatgctgtctgtgtattgtttgcattttactgcCAAAAATAAGTACGAGTATTAAATACCCCTAAAGCACTAGGCCGCCGCTAACGAATTAGTcgtgaatatatttaaaattatttttcacctaatatcggcgattaattctgccgtttggaaattcataaattgtgaatttatttatacaattctctttgcttagaccctaatttttagtatttgcctcgcaataccttttttttttattacccccACTCGGCCACTGCTGGAAACCCGATCCGACTGCATATGCATTTATGTGGCAAATTcttgctattcatttctttgtttctcatagcggaggctctgtccccgcatacccttgACCCTGTCGCTGCTTGGCAGGGCACCGGCTCGATTTGACGAGCTCATTTACTTTGTTGCTAGAGCGGCGGCTCCGACCCCGCACACCCCTTGCCATTCCAACTGCCTTCATGGGCAGAATAGCTTGAGCAAGCATTCCTCTACCAGTGCGatttaacttggccacataTGAGCTCTCCATTCCAGAGGTACAGGGAGAATAAACCATACGCCAGTGACTCAGAATCTGATAGCGAAGGGCCCCCGCGTACTAACCCCACAGTAGGAATTATGGACCCAGAGCAGCTTAAAGTTGTAATTCAGGCCGCGGTTAACCATGCCTTGGCGGAAAGGGTCAACAAAGAGCAGGAATTGCGCCAAGCCATAGAGCAGTTGGCCGCCCAGGTGGCAGCGGTGCAAATCGCACCCTCACAAGCAAAGGCTCCAAAAATCAAGGTTTATGAGCCCATTGATATCAAAGACAATGTTCAATGCAATGATCCCTTAGATGCCGTTaaatgcctgcccgaatttacgggggcacaagaaacatacGTCTCTTGGCGGCAAGCAGCGGTAGCCGCATATttcatttttaggaattatgttaatagctcacgccattatcaggcggtagtcataattaggagtaagattaggggccctgccgatgctgtgctatcctcgttcggcacaatattgaattttgatgcgattatagaccgcctcgatttcacatatagtgacaaacgacagattcacgtcatcgagcaggaaatgggTACCCTCAGACAAGGAAGGCTCACGcttctgcaatactatgacgaggtcgataaaaaactcaccttgcttACTAATAAGGCAACTATGTCGTACAAAGCATAAGCGGCAAGcattttatgcgaaaagttccgggatgatgcgctccgcatttttatttcgggcctcaagcgcagcctctccgatgtccttttctcggcaaagccgatggacatgccaactgcgctggcattggctcaagaagtggaatcaaaccacgagaggtacaccttcgcagcatcgttcgcgaagagcctggaagatagAAACAGGAAGCAAGTTCCAAAGGCGCAAGATCCGATCGATCCGGCCcgcccaaaaggcagagggtaaatcacattactcagggcccaaacgaaaccgaagattacaccgccgcagcttTAAGCGCGACACAAGAAGTCAGTGACGATGCTATCCATGAATATGTTTcggacgcaattaattttttaggggaaaatccctgctacctgtcatcagacgaagagtagcgggggtagatatgcggcaaaaaatttcatccgtccatacgaggggTTGAAAtgtgtccgcccagtagaatcgccattcacgatacattcgatctgtcatatatgtatacttaCAATAAAACCTACACTCTCTCTTCTTATACTAACGTTACCAGACATTGTAATCACCAACATTATGGGCATCTCTGTAAATTCGAAAATAGATATACACACTTTAATAAAGGCAGTTCGCAGCCACACTTCAGAATGAAAGCACAGACCTCTACCTTATGGACATAACATCTTAACGACGAGGATAAAAGAAAAGCGTATCACGCAATTGTTGATTTTCATCAAGATGCCGACAGATACTAACTTATTACAAGCAATCCTGGCTCAACAGCAGGAATTTACGACAACTATATTGGAGCAGCAACGGAACTGGATGCAAGATATACTAAGCAAAAATGCCGCAGCTAGCGTGAGTGATTCGGTACGCGCGGGTGAATCTATATGCCCTCCGTTTCACATATTTGACAAAGATGTACAAAGCTGAGAGTCGTATCTAGAACAATTATCACAACATTTCAATGTATATTCGGTCAGTGCAGATCTGAAACAAAAAGCTTACTTCCTTTCGTGGTGTGGTGTATCAATATTTGAACTTCtaaaaaatcttttgggaAGTAGCAATTTGAACACATTTACATACAAGCAACTCACAGACAAGCTCACGGAGCATTTCACAACCAAACGTCATATTGTTGCAGCTCGTTACGAGTTCTTCAAAAGAGAGATGAAACATTCACAAACACATAGAGAGTGGGTAGCCGACATGCGCGGGTTTGCTCGTGAATGCTCGTGAATTTGTGTGCAACGCAGAAGGTTGTTTGTCAAACTATGTAGATGAAATGATTCGCGATCAAATCATAGTACATACGCCATATAATGCAGTTCGCGCATCTGCTTTTCAAATGACGCAACCAACTCTTGAAGATCTGCTCATAATAGCAGAAACTTAcgagacaacaacaaaaaccgtAGCAAcgctaaaagaaaatatagaaaaaaatgtaCCCCTTAATGCAATTAATAGTTATCAAAAAGAAACGCCAGTaaggaaatcaaacaaaaacgcATTAAAATCGTGCTCTGGCTGTGGTCATTCTCATCCAAGAGAAAAGTGCAAGTTTCGCGATGCCGTATGCTACAAGTGTGGTagacaagatcaagacaaaaGTAATTGGCGAAATCAAGACCAAGTTAAAAAGCAAGATAAAAACGAAGCAAACGATATAGAAATGATTGAAGCAGTGTACAGTGTAACAGGCTTAATCAAAAATGAAAGGaacaaaaaagtcattgatCTGGAAATCTTAAACAAAGGGGTTTCATTTTAAATGGACTCAGGAGCAACCGCATCCGTAATAAACTCAAACACATACGCTCACGAGTGTTGCACTCATTTGGGCGCACACCAATACCATTGCTTTTGGAGCTGCATACGGTTGCGAAATGTGGTGAAATAGAAagagaaattatattaatagTGGCAAACGTGGAAAATTGgaacaatctttttggtttggatttATTCATAGTAATTTTAAAATCGACAGCAACACCGAAGTTTTATAAAAGCCGCCAAATTCCTTTTGcacaaatagaaaaatttaaggcAGAGGCAGACAGATTAGTCCAAGCAGGGATTTGGAAACCGGTGAAGTTTAGCAACTGGGCATCCCCAATTGTTCTCGTACCTAAGCCAGGTGGAGCGATTCGAATTTGTGGTGACCTTAAACAAGCAGTCAACGCACAAATTGACATCGAGTAGTACCCGTTGCCCACAAAAGAGGCTCTATTTCACATCATCCGTCATGGCAAGCAGTTCATCAAAATAGACCTTAAAGAGGCCTATCTACAAATGGAATTGGATGAAGCGTCCAAACAGATTATGGTCGTGAACACATCGCTGGGCCTTTTTCAATATCAACGTCTTCCATATGGAATAGCCAGCGCTCCGGCAATTTTTCAAAGATACCTAGAACAACTCCTAAAAGGAATAGAAGGTTGCGGGAACTATCTTGATGACATCATCATCTCAGCACCGACTAGggcagaaaatttaaaaaaaactcgaTCAAGTTCTTAGTATTCTTCAGGACAACGGTATTAGATGCAAAATGAAGAAATGCTTTTTCCTCAGGGATGAAATTGAACATTTGGGAAGAAGAATATCCGCAAACGGTGTTCTTCCAGATACTTCAGGACTAGAAGCTGTAAAACAACTAAAGCCTCCTGAGAATTTGCAACAATTGGAAGCGTTTATGGGTAAAGTAAACTattattgcaattttattCCAAATTATTCGCAGTTGGCAGCACCCTTGAACCAACTTCGCAGAAAAAATGTATCATACATATTTGGGCAAAACagctgttcgtccgtagagcgttatgcggcaactacgtcaaacttgaactcgcgggagtagcggtaggtcccggagtcgtagtcaaggaacgtaaatagtctgactaaatttacttggtttctgcaagggactgctcgggttggccagacgcttgctgtgatcaggctagAATTGCGGTtgcgtgcttgaagtcctcgGTAGGGTTTTCCTCAAGCACCGTTGGGATGGTGATTCGGCTGATCCcttatcggccgatcctactggcggtccgtttcacgggagcaacactcgaagtaggttagatagtgcggggtcggctggtggtccggttttacggtagcaacactcgagctagactggtatgccgcgagatctcctcgtggtccgtttcacgggagcaatacTCGGAGTAGTTAGAGAACGCGGGGTCttctggcggtccgtttcacgggagcaacactcggagtagactggtatgccgcgggtcctacttgtgaatcgttttacacaggatcacgtgatGTAGGCTGAGTTTAAGTGCCGgagtttcaacactgagtaacgagacagGTCACGTTTTTTGCACCACTCTTCGTATCTTCGTTGATCATGTCGTTGCTCTTCTTTCGAGTTATTGGTCCTTATTATGGCCGTATGAAATGGACCTGTCATGAGCGGGACTCCAACATCCAGGAGTTCATGGGTGAATATTGTCGCAGCCTCCTGCTCTGATCTTCACTTCTGGTACTAAGGCCGCATTCTTCCTCGCCGCGGTACCCCCGCCTCTCTGGGAATGGAGGATCGCGATCTCATTATTGTCCAGTTTCGACCGTTTGGGCGTATTGCCCTACGGCGCCTCTCTCGTCGTTCCGCTTGGAGCAGTGATGACAACCTTTCTACTGATAGTGGTGCTTCCTCGATGGGTACCAGTGATGGAGAAGCTTCTTAagattattaatttaataaacccTTCTTATAACTATGTATGTCTTGCTTGCCTTTTACTGTGGAGTCTCTGGATCGTACACTTCAAATCTCTTGTGGTGTCCATCTCTTGCCAACATGGCCAGTCCGGGTCGTTGTTCGACCAGCTGGAATTCTTCTCCTTGGGTTATTGTCGTCCTCCGGTGATGGGTTGCTGAGGCGTCCTTCCGGGCACACCGCGTGTACCCTGCCCATGCGGCTATGAGGATTGCTACTCCTGACATTATTACTCCggaatattgatgaaccagaTTCCAGTCTGCCTCGTTGTCCACCTCTTCCTGTGCTTGCTTTGTCCATGTTTTTAGCCCCTGCACCTCTGCATGTAGTTGGTCTAGCTGATCTAATGTTGCTTCCAACTGTCCTTCTGTTGTCCTTATTTTTTCATGTGATGGCCACTCGTGAACGTAACTTCCTGACATCCTTATTGTTCCTGATTAGTTAAACTGCGCCCGCCCCAACAATGTAATGGTCGGGCTTTGGATCACACAATCTTGCCTGATTGTCAGCTTGCCTACGCCGTCGATGATGATTTGATCTTTTTCGTCCGAGCATACATAGgtcattgttattggcttCGTTGTCCCAAAGATCCATGCATTCTGCTCTGTTAATTGAACCCAATAACTGGTCCCCTTGATTGGTTCTGGCTTACATTCCCTTGCCCGATGTCTTGATAGTGCCGCCATCGTACAAGGGAGTTGATGGGCGTCCGGGCCCAATAGTGTTTGCTTAAACTCGCATACCTTATTTCCGTTCGTCCCGCTGATACACTGACTGAGGTGTTCTTGATTGATCGCAAAGTGGTGTTTCCGATGATCATCGACTGCTAGATATTTTGTTTCCGTCTTGGTTATCACCAGGCCTTCTCtcgttatttgtggaattgACTCCATCCGATATACTGTGAATTCGTCTTCTTCGACTAATGGAACACTCGTATGGAACATTAGTAAGTCCTCGGTTTCTTGTACCCTTGTGGTCGCCAGTCGATATAAGTCTCGTGCTGTCTCACTTGTGATGGGTAATCGTCTTCCCGGTGGaaggtgtgtttgtatttttgtgatcACCTGTTTCACTTGTTCTACCGACACCAATGCAGGGCTCAATTTTCCTTCGTGTGCCCCGATTAGCACATTTAATACAGCATCCTGGACTCGACGAATGTGACTTGCCACGACGACCAACTCTGAAACTGCATGTGGCAGATACCGATCAGCCGCATGGCTTCTCACCTTGATTCTGGCTAGGCTGGTTTCTAGGTCCTGCATCCTCTTCTGCGTTTCGATCGTCGTCCTCCGCATAATGTTGATGGTGGTATCCAGAACTGACGTTTGGTTCTCTACTATTTTATGCGTGATGCTTTCTTGGGTTCTTAGTTTACCAATAATTTCTTCCATCCGTTTGGCGTACTGATCATCGAGTACTCCGAACAGCCCATTCGCGATATTTCCAACGATGTTCAGTGCTCCGCGTTTTTGCCGTTGATGATGCATTAACTGATCAGCATCTTGGATTTCTGCCACTTCCTGTTGCAATGTTTGTATGATCGTGGGACAGACCTCGTAAGCCGTTGGGCACCATTGTTTTATAGATTGGATGCCTCGTTTGACCGTCTCGATCTCTCGTGCCAGCTGACTGAGATCAAAAAATGTGATGAGTGTCCATTC comes from the Drosophila ananassae strain 14024-0371.13 unplaced genomic scaffold, ASM1763931v2 tig00000130, whole genome shotgun sequence genome and includes:
- the LOC123258308 gene encoding uncharacterized protein LOC123258308, which encodes MVLIWVIPGLTLPTPPPPERKANNPVVITPINNVTGTIIEATDRISIKSAEWTLITFFDLSQLAREIETVKRGIQSIKQWCPTAYEVCPTIIQTLQQEVAEIQDADQLMHHQRQKRGALNIVGNIANGLFGVLDDQYAKRMEEIIGKLRTQESITHKIVENQTSVLDTTINIMRRTTIETQKRMQDLETSLARIKVRSHAADRYLPHAVSELVVVASHIRRVQDAVLNVLIGAHEGKLSPALVSVEQVKQVITKIQTHLPPGRRLPITSETARDLYRLATTRVQETEDLLMFHTSVPLVEEDEFTVYRMESIPQITREGLVITKTETKYLAVDDHRKHHFAINQEHLSQCISGTNGNKVCEFKQTLLGPDAHQLPCTMAALSRHRARECKPEPIKGTSYWVQLTEQNAWIFGTTKPITMTYVCSDEKDQIIIDGVGKLTIRQDCVIQSPTITLLGRAQFN